The DNA region ATATTAATTATTGCGAGTATAGAAATTATTTTATTTGAGTATTTAAATTTATAAAACAATGAAACAACAACTGTTGCTGCAAATACTATTAAAGTATAAATTGCAGGATACATATAAAAAGCATTAATAAATTCTCCATCTATTAATAAATAAAAAGCACGTTGTATACCACAACCAGAACATTCAAATCCTAAAATTTGCTTGTTAACACATGGTAACATTATGTTTGAATCTATATTCATAGTGGTTAA from Mesoflavibacter profundi includes:
- a CDS encoding DUF2752 domain-containing protein, which produces MNIDSNIMLPCVNKQILGFECSGCGIQRAFYLLIDGEFINAFYMYPAIYTLIVFAATVVVSLFYKFKYSNKIISILAIINILIILFNFIYKLIN